The following proteins are encoded in a genomic region of Corylus avellana chromosome ca4, CavTom2PMs-1.0:
- the LOC132178307 gene encoding uncharacterized protein LOC132178307 isoform X2, whose product MSVVGILKFALKFLDVLAWPLFALGYPLCASIRAIETNSNWETQKLVTYWISFSLVSLFEHSFLNLLQWIQFWPHIKLMIICMLVIPYFDGSFYVYNHLVRPYLSINPQVIVDAFNKLMVLLHKRDHFLAEAEKYIKENGPEALEKLIANELKTRKPNVDVEEIKAIEATEKKEVERSHSKVPDTVQKDNEALIVIEKKEVPEAKGMVVAEPSLHQTHNKTSTTIEIKGPDVAVAAAIELPDIHMSKDVQKEWTCAICEFTTKSEITLNIHLETKKHKANFEALKAKNQPNIAPASTAKKTCQPIEKPQKIESTNGLKGSTITNHEEKEHGQPKSVSSSTARESDQPTKVVPHLVVAEPSLHQTDNKTSTTMEIKGPDVAVAAAVELPDIHMSKEVQKEWTCAICQLTTNSEKTLNIHLEGKKHKANFEALKAKSQPNIAPASTAKKTCLPTEKSQKIESTDGLKGSTITNHEGKEQGQPKSVSSSTARESDQPTKVVPHLVVAEPSLHQIDNKTPTTIEIKGPNVAVAAAIELPDIHMSKEVQKEWTCAICQFTTKSEKTLNIHLEGKKHKANFEALKAKNQPNIAPASTAKKNCQPTEKPQKIESTNGLKGSTITNHEGKKQGQPKSVSSSTAKESDLPAKVVPEKNAKNEAIDVKNSTFRCNICNISCTAEVNFASHLNGKKHLARVKVTNGCGDGRAA is encoded by the exons ATGAGTGTAGTGGGCATCCTCAAATTTGCGCTGAAATTCCTTGACGTTCTTGCATG GCCTCTCTTTGCTTTGGGGTATCCTCt ATGTGCTTCGATCCGGGCAATTGAAACCAATTCAAATTGGGAGACTCAGAAGTTGGTCACATATTGGATTTCCTTCTCGTTGGTTTCACTCTTTGAGCATTCTTTCTTGAACCTCCTTCAATG GATACAGTTCTGGCCTCATATTAAGTTAATGATCATCTGCATGCTGGTTATACCTTACTTTGATGGTTCTTTTTACGTCTATAATCACCTTGTTCGTCCGTACCTCTCTATCAACCCCCAAGTTATTGTTGATGCATTCAATAAGTTGATGGTGCTCTTACACAAGAGAGATCACTTTCTAGCTGAGGCAGAGAAATATATCAAAGAGAATGGACCTGAAGCTCTCGAGAAACTCATTGCTAACGAG ctgaAGACCAGAAAGCCTAACGTTGACGTGGAAGAGATCAAAGCTATTGAAGCAACAGAGAAGAAAGAAGTGGAGCGG TCACACAGCAAAGTACCTGATACTGTGCAGAAAGATAATGAAGCATTGATAGTAATAGAGAAGAAGGAAGTGCCTGAAGCCAAAGGG ATGGTTGTAGCAGAGCCTAGCCTCCATCAGACTCATAACAAAACATCAACCACTATAGAGATTAAAGGACCAGATGTGGCAGTTGCGGCAGCCATAGAACTTCCTGATATACACATGTCTAAGGATGTCCAGAAAGAGTGGACTTGTGCTATATGTGAGTTTACCACTAAAAGCGAAATAACCTTGAATATACACCTTGAAACGAAGAAACACAAGGCTAATTTTGAGGCTTTGAAAGCAAAGAACCAGCCAAACATTGCCCCAGCTTCAACTGCAAAGAAAACTTGTCAGCCAATTGAGAAGCCACAAAAGATAGAATCCACCAATGGATTGAAAGGAAGCACTATTACAAATCATGAGGAAAAAGAACACGGCCAGCCGAAGAGTGTCTCGTCTTCAACTGCAAGGGAATCTGATCAGCCCACAAAAGTGGTGCCACATCTGGTTGTAGCAGAGCCTAGCCTCCATCAGACTGATAACAAAACATCAACCACTATGGAGATTAAAGGACCAGATGTAGCAGTTGCAGCAGCCGTAGAACTTCCTGATATACACATGTCTAAGGAAGTCCAGAAAGAGTGGACTTGTGCTATATGTCAGCTTACCACTAACAGCGAAAAAACGTTGAATATACATCTTGAAGGGAAGAAACACAAGGCTAATTTTGAGGCTTTGAAAGCAAAGAGCCAGCCAAACATTGCCCCTGCTTCAACTGCAAAGAAAACTTGTCTGCCAACTGAGAAGTCACAAAAGATAGAATCTACCGATGGATTGAAAGGAAGCACTATTACAAATCATGAAGGAAAAGAACAAGGCCAGCCAAAGAGTGTCTCGTCTTCAACTGCAAGGGAATCCGATCAACCCACAAAAGTGGTGCCACATCTGGTTGTAGCAGAGCCTAGCCTCCATCAGATTGATAACAAAACACCAACTACCATAGAGATTAAAGGACCAAATGTGGCAGTTGCAGCAGCCATAGAACTTCCTGATATACACATGTCTAAGGAAGTCCAAAAAGAGTGGACTTGTGCTATATGTCAGTTTACCACTAAAAGCGAAAAAACCTTGAATATACATCTTGAAGGGAAGAAACACAAGGCCAATTTTGAGGCTTTGAAAGCAAAGAACCAGCCAAACATTGCCCCAGCTTCAACTGCAAAGAAAAATTGTCAGCCAACTGAGAAGCCACAAAAGATAGAATCCACCAATGGATTGAAAGGAAGCACTATTACAAACCATGAGGGAAAAAAACAAGGCCAGCCAAAGAGTGTCTCGTCTTCAACTGCAAAGGAATCTGATCTGCCCGCAAAAGTGGTGCCAGAAAAGAATGCGAAGAATGAAGCTATTGATGTGAAGAATTCCACTTTCAGGTGCAACATCTGTAATATAAGCTGCACTGCAGAGGTCAACTTTGCTTCTCACCTTAATGGGAAAAAACACTTGGCTCGGGTTAAAGTTACTAATGGATGTGGTGATGGTAGGGCAGCCTGA
- the LOC132178307 gene encoding uncharacterized protein LOC132178307 isoform X1, translated as MSVVGILKFALKFLDVLAWPLFALGYPLCASIRAIETNSNWETQKLVTYWISFSLVSLFEHSFLNLLQWIQFWPHIKLMIICMLVIPYFDGSFYVYNHLVRPYLSINPQVIVDAFNKLMVLLHKRDHFLAEAEKYIKENGPEALEKLIANELKTRKPNVDVEEIKAIEATEKKEVERSHSKVPDTVQKDNEALIVIEKKEVPEAKGQMVVAEPSLHQTHNKTSTTIEIKGPDVAVAAAIELPDIHMSKDVQKEWTCAICEFTTKSEITLNIHLETKKHKANFEALKAKNQPNIAPASTAKKTCQPIEKPQKIESTNGLKGSTITNHEEKEHGQPKSVSSSTARESDQPTKVVPHLVVAEPSLHQTDNKTSTTMEIKGPDVAVAAAVELPDIHMSKEVQKEWTCAICQLTTNSEKTLNIHLEGKKHKANFEALKAKSQPNIAPASTAKKTCLPTEKSQKIESTDGLKGSTITNHEGKEQGQPKSVSSSTARESDQPTKVVPHLVVAEPSLHQIDNKTPTTIEIKGPNVAVAAAIELPDIHMSKEVQKEWTCAICQFTTKSEKTLNIHLEGKKHKANFEALKAKNQPNIAPASTAKKNCQPTEKPQKIESTNGLKGSTITNHEGKKQGQPKSVSSSTAKESDLPAKVVPEKNAKNEAIDVKNSTFRCNICNISCTAEVNFASHLNGKKHLARVKVTNGCGDGRAA; from the exons ATGAGTGTAGTGGGCATCCTCAAATTTGCGCTGAAATTCCTTGACGTTCTTGCATG GCCTCTCTTTGCTTTGGGGTATCCTCt ATGTGCTTCGATCCGGGCAATTGAAACCAATTCAAATTGGGAGACTCAGAAGTTGGTCACATATTGGATTTCCTTCTCGTTGGTTTCACTCTTTGAGCATTCTTTCTTGAACCTCCTTCAATG GATACAGTTCTGGCCTCATATTAAGTTAATGATCATCTGCATGCTGGTTATACCTTACTTTGATGGTTCTTTTTACGTCTATAATCACCTTGTTCGTCCGTACCTCTCTATCAACCCCCAAGTTATTGTTGATGCATTCAATAAGTTGATGGTGCTCTTACACAAGAGAGATCACTTTCTAGCTGAGGCAGAGAAATATATCAAAGAGAATGGACCTGAAGCTCTCGAGAAACTCATTGCTAACGAG ctgaAGACCAGAAAGCCTAACGTTGACGTGGAAGAGATCAAAGCTATTGAAGCAACAGAGAAGAAAGAAGTGGAGCGG TCACACAGCAAAGTACCTGATACTGTGCAGAAAGATAATGAAGCATTGATAGTAATAGAGAAGAAGGAAGTGCCTGAAGCCAAAGGG CAGATGGTTGTAGCAGAGCCTAGCCTCCATCAGACTCATAACAAAACATCAACCACTATAGAGATTAAAGGACCAGATGTGGCAGTTGCGGCAGCCATAGAACTTCCTGATATACACATGTCTAAGGATGTCCAGAAAGAGTGGACTTGTGCTATATGTGAGTTTACCACTAAAAGCGAAATAACCTTGAATATACACCTTGAAACGAAGAAACACAAGGCTAATTTTGAGGCTTTGAAAGCAAAGAACCAGCCAAACATTGCCCCAGCTTCAACTGCAAAGAAAACTTGTCAGCCAATTGAGAAGCCACAAAAGATAGAATCCACCAATGGATTGAAAGGAAGCACTATTACAAATCATGAGGAAAAAGAACACGGCCAGCCGAAGAGTGTCTCGTCTTCAACTGCAAGGGAATCTGATCAGCCCACAAAAGTGGTGCCACATCTGGTTGTAGCAGAGCCTAGCCTCCATCAGACTGATAACAAAACATCAACCACTATGGAGATTAAAGGACCAGATGTAGCAGTTGCAGCAGCCGTAGAACTTCCTGATATACACATGTCTAAGGAAGTCCAGAAAGAGTGGACTTGTGCTATATGTCAGCTTACCACTAACAGCGAAAAAACGTTGAATATACATCTTGAAGGGAAGAAACACAAGGCTAATTTTGAGGCTTTGAAAGCAAAGAGCCAGCCAAACATTGCCCCTGCTTCAACTGCAAAGAAAACTTGTCTGCCAACTGAGAAGTCACAAAAGATAGAATCTACCGATGGATTGAAAGGAAGCACTATTACAAATCATGAAGGAAAAGAACAAGGCCAGCCAAAGAGTGTCTCGTCTTCAACTGCAAGGGAATCCGATCAACCCACAAAAGTGGTGCCACATCTGGTTGTAGCAGAGCCTAGCCTCCATCAGATTGATAACAAAACACCAACTACCATAGAGATTAAAGGACCAAATGTGGCAGTTGCAGCAGCCATAGAACTTCCTGATATACACATGTCTAAGGAAGTCCAAAAAGAGTGGACTTGTGCTATATGTCAGTTTACCACTAAAAGCGAAAAAACCTTGAATATACATCTTGAAGGGAAGAAACACAAGGCCAATTTTGAGGCTTTGAAAGCAAAGAACCAGCCAAACATTGCCCCAGCTTCAACTGCAAAGAAAAATTGTCAGCCAACTGAGAAGCCACAAAAGATAGAATCCACCAATGGATTGAAAGGAAGCACTATTACAAACCATGAGGGAAAAAAACAAGGCCAGCCAAAGAGTGTCTCGTCTTCAACTGCAAAGGAATCTGATCTGCCCGCAAAAGTGGTGCCAGAAAAGAATGCGAAGAATGAAGCTATTGATGTGAAGAATTCCACTTTCAGGTGCAACATCTGTAATATAAGCTGCACTGCAGAGGTCAACTTTGCTTCTCACCTTAATGGGAAAAAACACTTGGCTCGGGTTAAAGTTACTAATGGATGTGGTGATGGTAGGGCAGCCTGA
- the LOC132178307 gene encoding uncharacterized protein LOC132178307 isoform X3 has protein sequence MVLLHKRDHFLAEAEKYIKENGPEALEKLIANELKTRKPNVDVEEIKAIEATEKKEVERSHSKVPDTVQKDNEALIVIEKKEVPEAKGQMVVAEPSLHQTHNKTSTTIEIKGPDVAVAAAIELPDIHMSKDVQKEWTCAICEFTTKSEITLNIHLETKKHKANFEALKAKNQPNIAPASTAKKTCQPIEKPQKIESTNGLKGSTITNHEEKEHGQPKSVSSSTARESDQPTKVVPHLVVAEPSLHQTDNKTSTTMEIKGPDVAVAAAVELPDIHMSKEVQKEWTCAICQLTTNSEKTLNIHLEGKKHKANFEALKAKSQPNIAPASTAKKTCLPTEKSQKIESTDGLKGSTITNHEGKEQGQPKSVSSSTARESDQPTKVVPHLVVAEPSLHQIDNKTPTTIEIKGPNVAVAAAIELPDIHMSKEVQKEWTCAICQFTTKSEKTLNIHLEGKKHKANFEALKAKNQPNIAPASTAKKNCQPTEKPQKIESTNGLKGSTITNHEGKKQGQPKSVSSSTAKESDLPAKVVPEKNAKNEAIDVKNSTFRCNICNISCTAEVNFASHLNGKKHLARVKVTNGCGDGRAA, from the exons ATGGTGCTCTTACACAAGAGAGATCACTTTCTAGCTGAGGCAGAGAAATATATCAAAGAGAATGGACCTGAAGCTCTCGAGAAACTCATTGCTAACGAG ctgaAGACCAGAAAGCCTAACGTTGACGTGGAAGAGATCAAAGCTATTGAAGCAACAGAGAAGAAAGAAGTGGAGCGG TCACACAGCAAAGTACCTGATACTGTGCAGAAAGATAATGAAGCATTGATAGTAATAGAGAAGAAGGAAGTGCCTGAAGCCAAAGGG CAGATGGTTGTAGCAGAGCCTAGCCTCCATCAGACTCATAACAAAACATCAACCACTATAGAGATTAAAGGACCAGATGTGGCAGTTGCGGCAGCCATAGAACTTCCTGATATACACATGTCTAAGGATGTCCAGAAAGAGTGGACTTGTGCTATATGTGAGTTTACCACTAAAAGCGAAATAACCTTGAATATACACCTTGAAACGAAGAAACACAAGGCTAATTTTGAGGCTTTGAAAGCAAAGAACCAGCCAAACATTGCCCCAGCTTCAACTGCAAAGAAAACTTGTCAGCCAATTGAGAAGCCACAAAAGATAGAATCCACCAATGGATTGAAAGGAAGCACTATTACAAATCATGAGGAAAAAGAACACGGCCAGCCGAAGAGTGTCTCGTCTTCAACTGCAAGGGAATCTGATCAGCCCACAAAAGTGGTGCCACATCTGGTTGTAGCAGAGCCTAGCCTCCATCAGACTGATAACAAAACATCAACCACTATGGAGATTAAAGGACCAGATGTAGCAGTTGCAGCAGCCGTAGAACTTCCTGATATACACATGTCTAAGGAAGTCCAGAAAGAGTGGACTTGTGCTATATGTCAGCTTACCACTAACAGCGAAAAAACGTTGAATATACATCTTGAAGGGAAGAAACACAAGGCTAATTTTGAGGCTTTGAAAGCAAAGAGCCAGCCAAACATTGCCCCTGCTTCAACTGCAAAGAAAACTTGTCTGCCAACTGAGAAGTCACAAAAGATAGAATCTACCGATGGATTGAAAGGAAGCACTATTACAAATCATGAAGGAAAAGAACAAGGCCAGCCAAAGAGTGTCTCGTCTTCAACTGCAAGGGAATCCGATCAACCCACAAAAGTGGTGCCACATCTGGTTGTAGCAGAGCCTAGCCTCCATCAGATTGATAACAAAACACCAACTACCATAGAGATTAAAGGACCAAATGTGGCAGTTGCAGCAGCCATAGAACTTCCTGATATACACATGTCTAAGGAAGTCCAAAAAGAGTGGACTTGTGCTATATGTCAGTTTACCACTAAAAGCGAAAAAACCTTGAATATACATCTTGAAGGGAAGAAACACAAGGCCAATTTTGAGGCTTTGAAAGCAAAGAACCAGCCAAACATTGCCCCAGCTTCAACTGCAAAGAAAAATTGTCAGCCAACTGAGAAGCCACAAAAGATAGAATCCACCAATGGATTGAAAGGAAGCACTATTACAAACCATGAGGGAAAAAAACAAGGCCAGCCAAAGAGTGTCTCGTCTTCAACTGCAAAGGAATCTGATCTGCCCGCAAAAGTGGTGCCAGAAAAGAATGCGAAGAATGAAGCTATTGATGTGAAGAATTCCACTTTCAGGTGCAACATCTGTAATATAAGCTGCACTGCAGAGGTCAACTTTGCTTCTCACCTTAATGGGAAAAAACACTTGGCTCGGGTTAAAGTTACTAATGGATGTGGTGATGGTAGGGCAGCCTGA